Proteins encoded within one genomic window of bacterium:
- the proB gene encoding glutamate 5-kinase, giving the protein MNRKELIKSSKCIVIKIGTYVLTSDTGLNRTRISNIAEEIVELRKQNIKIIIVSSGAIGAGMKVLGIGKHSLTISKKQAVAAVGQNELMHTYKEIFGKRGYHTAQILLTRDDFKSRLRYLNIRNTIMELFKANVIPIVNENDTVATEEIKFGDNDTLSALVANLLDADLLIMLSNIDGLFTVDPQKSKQAFLISEVDKIRSKIESYASDSKTGVGGMLTKITAAKMGTQSGVTVIIANGLKKNIVSRIMNGEKIGTIFLPKIDKRKTGRKKWIAFAHYIRGTIIVDKGAKQVLINKGKSLLSTGIIASKGKYNIGDVVGIADARGSEFARGLVNYSDKDVAKIKGNKTSQIESILGYKSYDEVIHRDNLVIL; this is encoded by the coding sequence ATGAATAGAAAAGAGCTAATCAAGAGTTCCAAGTGCATTGTTATTAAGATAGGTACATATGTGCTGACCTCAGACACTGGGTTAAATAGAACAAGAATATCCAATATTGCCGAAGAAATAGTGGAACTGCGAAAACAAAATATTAAAATAATTATTGTGTCCTCAGGTGCTATAGGCGCAGGCATGAAAGTTTTGGGCATTGGGAAGCATTCATTGACAATATCAAAAAAACAAGCTGTTGCTGCTGTAGGGCAGAATGAGCTAATGCATACTTATAAAGAAATCTTCGGAAAAAGAGGATATCATACTGCGCAGATTCTGCTCACAAGAGATGACTTTAAGTCCAGACTTAGATACCTCAATATACGTAATACAATAATGGAACTATTTAAAGCGAATGTTATTCCTATTGTTAATGAAAACGACACTGTTGCAACTGAGGAAATTAAGTTTGGGGATAACGATACTCTTTCTGCACTTGTTGCTAATCTCTTAGATGCAGACCTTTTAATTATGCTTTCTAATATTGATGGACTGTTTACTGTTGATCCCCAAAAAAGTAAGCAAGCTTTTCTTATATCTGAAGTCGATAAAATCCGATCTAAAATAGAGTCGTATGCTTCTGACTCAAAAACAGGGGTTGGAGGCATGTTGACAAAAATAACTGCAGCCAAAATGGGAACACAGTCAGGGGTGACTGTAATAATAGCTAATGGGCTTAAAAAAAATATTGTCTCTAGAATAATGAATGGAGAAAAAATTGGCACGATCTTTCTCCCAAAAATTGACAAAAGAAAAACAGGCCGAAAAAAATGGATAGCATTTGCTCATTATATAAGAGGGACAATTATTGTTGATAAAGGAGCAAAACAAGTTTTAATAAACAAAGGCAAGAGCCTTTTATCCACAGGCATTATTGCCTCAAAAGGAAAATATAACATAGGAGACGTAGTTGGAATTGCTGATGCCAGAGGCAGTGAATTTGCGAGAGGACTGGTTAATTATTCAGATAAAGATGTAGCAAAAATTAAAGGGAATAAGACTTCCCAAATCGAAAGCATACTCGGTTATAAGTCTTATGATGAAGTAATACACAGGGATAATCTGGTGATATTATGA
- a CDS encoding glutamate-5-semialdehyde dehydrogenase → MIRKIAQHAKDASRVLAILSTEEKNKALLAIANGVKKNKSKILSANIIDIKRAKGNNLSPALIDRLTLTPQRIENICNALGQLTKLPDPVGRILSKTTRSNKLRIEKVSVPIGVIGIIYESRPNVTVDAASLCLKAGNAVILRGGKESINSNIALYQIMINSLRKTKVPPSSIQMIKSTDRKMVNRMLKMDKYIDLIIPRGGAGLIQFVAKNSTIPVIKHSDGICHTYVDKHADIDIAKTVCFNAKVQRPGVCNAMETLLVHKDIAKVFLPQMIDMFRNAGVEIRGCRKTKEIAPEIKLAKEKDWSTEYLDLILSIKIVSAEQEAINHINTYGSCHSDAIITKDSSSADRFLKEVDSATVYVNSSTRFTDGGEFGLGAEIGISTGKLHARGPMGLEELTTYKYLIFGNGQVRI, encoded by the coding sequence ATGATAAGAAAAATCGCTCAGCATGCAAAAGATGCGTCAAGAGTGTTGGCAATTCTTTCAACAGAAGAAAAAAATAAAGCCCTTCTGGCTATTGCCAATGGTGTTAAAAAAAACAAATCTAAAATTTTATCTGCAAATATCATTGATATCAAACGTGCAAAGGGAAACAACCTGTCCCCTGCTTTAATAGACCGTCTAACTTTAACTCCACAGCGAATAGAAAATATTTGCAACGCCTTGGGGCAACTAACTAAACTCCCAGACCCTGTTGGCAGAATACTTAGCAAGACAACCAGGTCAAATAAATTAAGAATAGAAAAGGTAAGCGTACCTATTGGAGTTATTGGTATAATCTATGAATCTCGGCCTAATGTCACTGTGGACGCAGCAAGCCTTTGTCTAAAAGCTGGTAACGCTGTAATCCTTCGCGGAGGAAAAGAATCTATAAATTCAAATATTGCTTTATATCAAATAATGATAAATAGTCTGCGAAAAACAAAAGTTCCTCCTAGTTCCATTCAAATGATAAAAAGCACTGATCGTAAAATGGTGAATCGCATGTTAAAAATGGATAAATATATTGATCTTATAATTCCGCGCGGAGGTGCTGGCCTTATACAATTTGTTGCTAAAAATTCTACTATTCCTGTAATTAAACATAGTGACGGAATATGTCACACTTATGTTGATAAACATGCAGATATTGATATTGCAAAAACTGTATGTTTCAATGCGAAAGTCCAGCGTCCGGGAGTATGCAATGCAATGGAGACGCTTCTTGTTCATAAAGATATTGCCAAGGTCTTTCTGCCTCAGATGATAGATATGTTCAGGAATGCAGGCGTTGAAATAAGAGGCTGTAGAAAAACCAAAGAAATTGCCCCTGAGATAAAACTAGCAAAGGAGAAAGATTGGTCAACTGAATATCTTGACTTAATACTTTCCATCAAGATAGTGTCCGCAGAACAAGAGGCAATCAATCACATTAATACATATGGATCCTGCCATTCTGACGCTATAATTACAAAAGATAGTTCATCTGCAGATAGGTTTCTGAAAGAAGTAGATTCTGCTACTGTATATGTCAATTCATCTACTCGATTTACTGATGGTGGCGAATTTGGATTAGGCGCTGAAATTGGTATAAGTACAGGCAAGCTGCATGCCAGAGGACCTATGGGATTGGAAGAACTCACAACTTACAAATACCTTATATTTGGCAATGGCCAGGTGCGAATATAA